A region of the Helicobacteraceae bacterium genome:
TCCGCGAGTTTGTTTTGAAGCCGATCGCCTCTACGCTGTCGCGACGGATAAAAAAGAGGTATGCAAATCTTCTTGCGTATATGAAAGCGTCGTCGGTTGGGGCGGCGGCGAACTTGTCAGGGAGAACGAAGAGAAGCAAACGGCTATCGGCGCGTTGATTCGGCGCTATGGTTTTGAAGGAACGCCAAGCTATGATCCCGCGGTGTTTTCGCGCGTTTTGGCGTGGAAAATCAAGGTTGATACGTTGAGCGCCAAACGGCGTTTTACATAAGAAAAGCGATGGGAAAGAAAAATAAAAAAGCGCATTTTATCGGCATAGGCGGCATAGGCATTTCGGCGCTTGCGCGGCTTACAAAACACGAGGGGCATATCGTAAGCGGATCGGATATAACGCGCACGCCCCTAATCGACAAATTGCGCAAAGAGGGTATAAAGATCAATATCCCGCATAGCGCGAAGGCGATAAGCGATCAAGATTTGGTGATCCATTCGGCGATCATCAAAGAGGAT
Encoded here:
- a CDS encoding pyridoxamine 5'-phosphate oxidase family protein, which produces MRRKDREVKDFAQIMEILSKCEVMRVAMIDKNEPYIVALNFGFETNGERLTLYFHGASEGRKIAVLSENPRVCFEADRLYAVATDKKEVCKSSCVYESVVGWGGGELVRENEEKQTAIGALIRRYGFEGTPSYDPAVFSRVLAWKIKVDTLSAKRRFT